A single region of the Nitrospiraceae bacterium genome encodes:
- a CDS encoding lysophospholipid acyltransferase family protein — MSSVTYGVLWILVRTVARLCFRFQVVGQVPKTGGFIVAANHASYLDIPLLGCGMRRRAWYLGRSDLFPVRGVNQVLQWLGWIPLRLGRLDRDAFGKAVSLIREGKVVVIFPEGTRTDDGQLQPAKAGIGMIVAQTGCPVIPAYLKGTHEVLPVRAKWPRFRSVTVTYGDPIAFVPARENGEGKKFYQEVSQTVMDRIAALGGVEPPTRHDTAGTRSAE; from the coding sequence GTGAGTTCAGTGACCTATGGAGTTCTCTGGATTCTGGTCAGGACGGTTGCACGGTTATGTTTTCGATTTCAAGTTGTCGGGCAAGTGCCGAAGACCGGCGGCTTCATCGTCGCGGCAAATCACGCCAGTTATCTCGATATCCCGCTCTTAGGATGCGGGATGCGACGGCGGGCGTGGTATTTGGGACGAAGTGATTTGTTTCCTGTCCGGGGAGTGAACCAAGTGTTGCAATGGCTCGGATGGATTCCGTTGCGGCTTGGGCGCTTGGATCGGGATGCATTCGGGAAGGCTGTCAGCTTAATCAGGGAAGGCAAGGTCGTCGTCATCTTTCCAGAAGGCACCCGCACCGATGATGGGCAATTGCAACCGGCTAAAGCAGGGATCGGGATGATTGTGGCGCAAACAGGGTGCCCGGTCATTCCCGCGTACTTGAAGGGAACCCATGAGGTATTGCCGGTCCGAGCAAAGTGGCCGCGGTTCCGTTCGGTGACAGTGACATACGGAGATCCGATTGCATTTGTTCCTGCGCGAGAAAATGGCGAGGGGAAAAAGTTTTATCAGGAGGTCAGTCAGACAGTGATGGATCGAATCGCCGCGCTCGGAGGAGTCGAGCCGCCGACCCGTCACGACACAGCCGGAACCCGCAGCGCTGAGTGA
- the cmk gene encoding (d)CMP kinase, translating into MGEKAKAKSGKLNRMIVAIDGPAGVGKSTVAKLLAARLGYLYLDTGGLYRAVAWSVLHHGVDPAESEAVESLLPETSVQMLFQNGSVKVLVNGKNVTDELRTPAVSAAASIVSAIPAVRAWLLPVQRQIGSAGAVVAEGRDIGTKVFPQAGVKFFLEADADVRTHRRHRELVAAGHTGALEQTNADLIGRDTRDRTRAIAPLVAAEDALHIDTSTLTVEAVVDRMMAAIAAKL; encoded by the coding sequence GTGGGGGAGAAAGCTAAAGCGAAAAGTGGAAAACTCAACCGGATGATTGTTGCGATCGATGGTCCAGCCGGCGTTGGGAAGAGCACCGTTGCAAAATTGCTGGCTGCACGACTGGGATATCTCTATCTAGATACGGGGGGGCTGTATCGAGCAGTTGCCTGGAGTGTCCTTCACCATGGTGTGGACCCGGCCGAGTCCGAGGCGGTCGAATCGCTGCTTCCTGAAACATCGGTTCAGATGCTGTTCCAGAATGGATCGGTCAAGGTCTTGGTGAACGGGAAGAACGTGACGGACGAACTTCGCACACCAGCAGTGTCGGCTGCTGCTTCGATCGTCTCGGCTATTCCAGCGGTGCGGGCCTGGCTGCTGCCGGTTCAGCGTCAAATTGGGAGTGCTGGCGCGGTGGTTGCCGAAGGCCGTGACATCGGGACAAAGGTATTCCCTCAAGCAGGTGTAAAGTTTTTTCTCGAGGCCGACGCCGATGTCCGGACACATCGGCGGCATCGAGAATTGGTCGCGGCTGGACATACCGGGGCCCTCGAACAGACCAATGCCGACTTGATCGGGCGTGACACCAGGGATCGGACACGGGCAATCGCGCCCCTCGTGGCGGCTGAGGATGCGCTGCACATTGATACGTCGACCTTGACGGTGGAGGCGGTGGTCGATCGTATGATGGCTGCGATCGCGGCCAAATTGTGA
- the aroA gene encoding 3-phosphoshikimate 1-carboxyvinyltransferase yields MASLTITPGRSLKGTISVPGDKSITHRAVLLTALADGVSTVSKYCRGEDCLNTIRACQVLGVRIEVSPDTLRVHGKGLWGLSEPVAPIDCGNSGTGIRLLTGLLAGQDFFTVLTGDDSIRRRPMGRVVKPLREMGAVIAGRKGGELAPLAVTGSKLRAISYTSPVASAQVKSSLLLAALFAQGTTRITEPRLSRDHTERMFQHFGIPLRREGLTISLDGRPTVGWNAASELIVPGDLSAAAFFLVGASIVPGSDVTIKGVGVNSTRTGLLEILTRMGADIQLLNRREEAGEPVADLRVKSAALHGVTVGADLIPQTIDEFPILCVAAAVAEGQTVISGAEELRVKESDRIATMAVELRKMGARVEERPDGMIVLGTGRPKENGRLTAAVCQSHGDHRVAMSLAIAGLTAVTNSVIDDTACIETSFPGFQSKLLELLTKDD; encoded by the coding sequence ATGGCATCGCTAACTATTACACCAGGACGCTCGCTGAAAGGGACGATCTCGGTCCCGGGTGACAAATCCATCACCCATCGGGCGGTCCTCCTGACGGCGTTGGCCGATGGTGTTAGTACGGTCTCGAAGTATTGCCGTGGCGAGGACTGTCTCAACACGATACGAGCCTGTCAGGTGCTTGGCGTGCGGATTGAGGTGTCCCCGGACACGTTGCGGGTTCATGGGAAGGGCCTCTGGGGATTGAGTGAGCCGGTAGCTCCGATTGATTGCGGCAATTCCGGCACGGGGATCCGACTTCTCACGGGTCTTTTAGCCGGACAGGACTTCTTTACCGTCCTCACGGGTGATGACTCGATCCGTCGTCGCCCGATGGGTCGGGTCGTGAAGCCTCTTCGGGAAATGGGCGCTGTGATTGCGGGACGTAAGGGTGGCGAGCTTGCTCCGTTGGCCGTCACAGGGAGTAAGCTCCGGGCGATCTCGTATACGTCACCGGTCGCGAGTGCCCAAGTCAAGTCGTCTCTCTTACTCGCGGCATTATTCGCTCAAGGCACGACTCGAATCACGGAACCCCGCCTCTCCCGAGACCATACGGAGCGCATGTTTCAGCACTTCGGGATTCCGCTTCGTCGTGAAGGACTGACGATTTCGCTGGATGGACGCCCCACAGTCGGTTGGAATGCCGCTTCTGAATTGATCGTCCCAGGTGACTTATCAGCTGCAGCGTTCTTTCTCGTCGGAGCCAGCATTGTGCCCGGATCGGATGTCACGATCAAAGGGGTAGGGGTTAATTCCACGAGAACGGGCCTGCTTGAAATCCTGACAAGGATGGGCGCGGACATTCAACTCCTGAATCGTCGGGAGGAGGCGGGAGAACCAGTTGCAGACCTCCGAGTGAAGTCGGCAGCACTCCACGGGGTGACCGTTGGAGCCGATCTCATTCCCCAGACGATCGACGAATTCCCCATTCTCTGTGTGGCTGCTGCGGTCGCTGAGGGTCAGACGGTGATTTCCGGAGCAGAAGAGCTCCGGGTTAAGGAAAGCGATCGCATCGCTACAATGGCAGTTGAACTGAGAAAGATGGGCGCGCGCGTTGAAGAACGGCCAGACGGGATGATAGTCCTAGGGACAGGACGGCCAAAGGAAAACGGTCGGTTGACCGCGGCCGTCTGCCAGAGTCACGGGGATCACCGTGTCGCGATGTCCCTGGCCATTGCCGGCCTGACCGCTGTCACGAATAGCGTAATTGATGATACTGCCTGCATTGAGACATCATTCCCAGGCTTTCAATCCAAGCTATTGGAATTATTGACTAAAGATGATTAA
- a CDS encoding prephenate dehydrogenase/arogenate dehydrogenase family protein translates to MTVHFTQVTIVGVGLIGGSLGMILKRKGLADRVVGVGRRVENLKKAVELGAIDRYVVDSAEGVREAELVVLATPVDTYERHLKEWASCLKAGAIVTDVGSVKGRLVERAEGALPRGVHFVGAHPIAGKEKTGVAAGTPQLFSGARCIITPTNATDPEALARVRALWRETGSKVLEMDPYEHDKILGAVSHLPHVAAFALINALIDLREHLIPSLDLEGHSGGGLRDTTRIAASSPEMWRDIFLWNRDNIVACIEAYEQSLARLKQLIKSGDVAGIEKELERAKQEREKFAAQPPSNT, encoded by the coding sequence ATGACCGTTCATTTCACTCAGGTCACCATTGTCGGCGTCGGTCTTATCGGCGGCTCGCTCGGTATGATTCTCAAGCGAAAAGGGTTGGCGGATCGGGTCGTCGGTGTCGGGCGTCGAGTCGAAAACCTTAAGAAAGCGGTCGAGCTGGGCGCGATCGATCGCTATGTCGTGGATTCCGCAGAAGGGGTACGAGAGGCGGAACTTGTCGTGCTGGCAACGCCCGTGGATACCTATGAACGCCATCTGAAAGAATGGGCCTCCTGTCTCAAAGCCGGTGCCATCGTGACAGACGTCGGGAGCGTGAAAGGACGATTGGTGGAACGTGCCGAGGGGGCCCTGCCTCGCGGCGTGCATTTTGTGGGAGCCCACCCGATCGCCGGGAAGGAAAAAACCGGCGTGGCCGCTGGGACGCCTCAGTTATTTTCGGGCGCACGCTGCATCATCACACCGACGAACGCAACGGATCCGGAGGCGCTGGCGCGGGTGCGAGCCTTGTGGCGGGAGACGGGCTCCAAGGTGCTGGAGATGGATCCATACGAGCACGACAAAATTCTCGGAGCAGTCAGCCATCTGCCTCACGTGGCAGCCTTCGCATTAATCAATGCACTCATCGATCTGCGGGAGCATCTGATTCCGTCGCTCGACCTGGAGGGACACTCGGGTGGCGGGTTGCGCGATACCACGAGGATTGCTGCCAGCTCCCCGGAAATGTGGCGGGACATTTTTCTTTGGAATCGCGACAACATTGTCGCGTGTATCGAAGCCTACGAACAGTCGCTGGCCCGGCTGAAGCAATTGATCAAATCGGGTGATGTCGCCGGAATAGAAAAAGAATTGGAACGCGCGAAACAGGAGCGGGAGAAGTTCGCAGCCCAGCCTCCCTCGAACACATAG
- the aroF gene encoding 3-deoxy-7-phosphoheptulonate synthase: protein MIIVLKPEATEREVDHIIDRLRELGLKSQLSTGQERTIIGVIGDDRILQNQPLTALPGVESVLPILAPWKLVSREFKREATIIDVGGVKIGGKKLAIMAGPCAVERLELTVGIAHDVKAAGATILRGGAYKPRTSPYSFQGLGREGLDYLIEAKKQTGLPVVSEILDTRDIELFLEKADIIQIGARNMQNFELLKEVGAYDKPVLLKRGLSATIKEFLLSAEYIMSRGNRNVMLCERGIRTFETQYRNTLDLAAIPTLKELSHLPVIVDPSHATGRWDLVAPMSKAAVAAGADGLLIEVHSNPECALCDGEESIRPNKFKELMQELRKIGEAVGREV, encoded by the coding sequence ATGATCATCGTGTTGAAACCAGAAGCGACGGAACGAGAAGTTGATCACATCATCGATCGGTTGCGCGAGTTGGGTCTGAAGTCGCAGCTCTCGACCGGCCAGGAGAGGACCATCATCGGGGTTATCGGTGATGATCGGATATTGCAGAACCAGCCGCTGACCGCATTGCCAGGGGTCGAAAGCGTGTTGCCCATCCTCGCTCCGTGGAAGTTGGTCAGCCGCGAGTTCAAGCGTGAGGCAACGATCATCGATGTCGGAGGCGTCAAGATCGGAGGGAAGAAGCTGGCAATCATGGCGGGTCCTTGCGCCGTGGAACGCTTGGAATTGACGGTCGGAATCGCACATGACGTCAAAGCAGCCGGAGCGACAATCTTACGCGGCGGAGCGTACAAACCTCGCACATCGCCCTATTCATTCCAGGGATTGGGGCGCGAAGGACTCGATTACCTGATCGAGGCGAAGAAGCAGACGGGATTGCCGGTGGTGAGCGAAATTCTGGACACCCGCGACATCGAACTGTTCTTGGAAAAAGCCGACATCATTCAGATCGGCGCGCGGAACATGCAAAACTTCGAATTGCTGAAGGAGGTTGGGGCCTACGACAAGCCCGTCCTACTCAAGCGAGGGTTATCCGCTACGATCAAGGAGTTTCTTCTGTCGGCGGAGTACATCATGTCGCGTGGAAATCGGAATGTCATGTTGTGCGAGCGGGGTATCCGGACCTTTGAAACTCAATACCGGAACACGCTCGATCTCGCGGCGATTCCTACTTTGAAAGAATTGTCTCATCTGCCCGTGATCGTCGATCCAAGCCACGCGACAGGTCGTTGGGATCTCGTGGCTCCGATGTCGAAGGCGGCTGTGGCAGCCGGCGCGGATGGGTTGTTGATTGAGGTTCATTCGAACCCGGAGTGTGCCCTGTGCGATGGTGAAGAATCCATCAGGCCGAACAAATTCAAAGAACTCATGCAGGAATTGCGGAAGATTGGGGAGGCGGTGGGACGAGAGGTGTAA
- the hisC gene encoding histidinol-phosphate transaminase yields MTLRVHPDIASLSPYVPGKPIEELQRELGLARVIKLASNENPLGPSPKALAVLAESAATLHRYPDGGAYRLREALADRWKVTPDHVILGNGSDEILGLLARTFLSPGDEAIMADQTFVIYKMEVTAAHGRATVIPLTQWRHDLAAMAEAMTDRTKLLFVCNPNNPTGTMVTGTDVARLMERVPSHVIVVFDEAYYEYVRSTQFPESMAYVEQGRNVIVLRTFSKIYGLAGLRIGYGITTPEITNFLNRVRPPFNANSLAQRAALAALGDDEHVARSRSVNGAGMGQMAVGLKTLGFEVVPSEANFLFFDVGRDGRAVFEALLREGVIVRHIEGPMLRVTIGLEEENQAFLEALKRVLKK; encoded by the coding sequence ATGACACTCAGAGTTCACCCAGACATCGCATCGCTCAGTCCTTACGTGCCGGGGAAACCGATTGAGGAATTGCAACGGGAACTGGGGCTGGCGCGCGTGATCAAGTTGGCCTCCAACGAAAATCCCTTGGGCCCCTCCCCGAAAGCGCTCGCCGTGCTGGCGGAAAGCGCCGCTACGCTTCATCGCTATCCCGATGGCGGGGCGTACCGCCTTCGTGAGGCGCTGGCGGATCGGTGGAAAGTGACGCCCGACCACGTCATTCTCGGAAATGGGTCAGATGAAATTCTCGGCTTGCTCGCACGGACCTTCTTATCCCCGGGGGACGAAGCCATAATGGCGGACCAGACCTTCGTCATCTACAAGATGGAAGTGACGGCCGCTCATGGAAGGGCTACGGTGATCCCGCTGACACAGTGGCGTCACGATCTGGCGGCGATGGCAGAGGCGATGACCGATCGGACGAAGCTTCTGTTCGTATGTAACCCCAACAATCCCACGGGAACAATGGTCACTGGTACGGATGTCGCGCGACTCATGGAGCGGGTCCCGTCCCACGTCATTGTCGTCTTCGACGAGGCCTACTATGAGTATGTCCGGAGTACACAATTTCCGGAGTCGATGGCCTACGTCGAGCAGGGTCGGAATGTGATCGTGCTTCGCACGTTTTCAAAAATTTACGGTCTTGCCGGATTGCGGATTGGCTATGGGATCACAACGCCCGAGATCACAAATTTCTTGAATCGCGTGCGGCCCCCGTTCAATGCGAATTCTCTAGCCCAGCGCGCGGCATTGGCTGCTCTAGGTGACGACGAGCACGTGGCAAGAAGCCGGTCCGTGAATGGCGCCGGGATGGGACAGATGGCCGTGGGGCTGAAGACGCTCGGGTTCGAGGTCGTGCCGAGCGAGGCGAACTTCCTGTTTTTCGACGTGGGTCGGGACGGACGTGCAGTCTTTGAAGCGTTGCTGCGAGAAGGCGTCATCGTTCGCCATATCGAAGGCCCCATGTTGCGGGTCACGATCGGCCTAGAAGAAGAAAACCAGGCCTTCTTGGAGGCGTTGAAGCGCGTACTCAAGAAGTGA
- the pheA gene encoding prephenate dehydratase, which translates to MAGDLSDYRKEIDRIDDEILRLLNERSKSVIEIGKLKKQKDAGANLHTPAREAAIIDRLTRQSQGPFPTEAIRSVYREIMSASLSLEGPQKVAYLGPRATFTHMACMQKFGSSAQYIPVNSIKDVFSEVERGRAHFGVVPIENTTEGVVNHTLDMFIDSNLLIYGEVLQEVSHHLLSKSGVVDEVKKIYSHPHAIAQCRNWLETNLPHVPVSEVASTARAAEICVDDPTAGAIASELAAQLYGLKVIKSRIEDNMNNFTRFLVLSQKPPERTGKDKTSLMLSVKDKVGALYDLLRPFASHGLNMTKIESRPSRRKAWEYIFFVDVEGHMEEERVKKAIEEIKSRCLFMKVLGSYPSYN; encoded by the coding sequence ATGGCCGGAGACCTTTCCGACTACCGGAAAGAAATCGATCGGATCGATGACGAGATTCTTCGTCTTCTCAACGAACGGTCGAAGAGTGTCATCGAGATTGGCAAGCTGAAGAAGCAAAAGGACGCCGGCGCCAACCTCCATACCCCTGCCAGAGAAGCCGCAATCATTGACCGGCTCACGCGCCAGAGCCAAGGACCGTTCCCGACTGAGGCGATCCGTTCGGTGTACCGAGAAATCATGTCCGCCTCTCTTTCGCTCGAGGGGCCGCAGAAGGTAGCGTACCTTGGGCCGCGCGCTACATTCACACATATGGCCTGTATGCAAAAGTTCGGCTCCTCCGCGCAATATATTCCCGTGAACAGTATAAAAGACGTCTTTAGCGAAGTCGAGCGCGGGCGAGCGCATTTCGGCGTCGTGCCGATCGAAAATACGACGGAAGGTGTGGTCAACCACACACTGGACATGTTCATCGATTCGAATCTGTTGATCTACGGGGAAGTGTTGCAGGAGGTGTCTCATCATCTCTTGTCAAAGTCGGGCGTAGTCGACGAAGTGAAGAAGATCTATTCGCATCCGCACGCGATCGCCCAATGCCGCAACTGGCTGGAGACGAATCTTCCGCACGTTCCCGTCTCTGAGGTGGCCAGCACCGCACGGGCCGCGGAGATCTGTGTAGACGATCCTACAGCGGGAGCAATTGCGTCCGAACTGGCGGCACAACTATACGGCTTGAAGGTTATCAAGAGCCGAATCGAAGACAACATGAACAACTTTACGCGGTTTCTTGTCCTCTCGCAAAAACCGCCCGAACGAACCGGGAAGGACAAGACGTCACTGATGTTGTCCGTAAAGGACAAGGTCGGGGCCCTGTATGACTTGCTTCGACCGTTCGCTTCTCACGGGCTGAACATGACGAAGATCGAGTCGCGTCCCTCCCGTCGGAAGGCCTGGGAATACATTTTCTTCGTGGATGTCGAAGGGCACATGGAAGAAGAACGTGTGAAGAAAGCGATAGAGGAAATCAAGAGTCGCTGCCTCTTCATGAAAGTGCTCGGTTCGTATCCGTCCTACAACTAA
- the ruvB gene encoding Holliday junction branch migration DNA helicase RuvB encodes MTMADRMVSTQLSDEERNMENVLRPQSLAEYVGQERMKESLRICVEAAKQRGEALDHAIFYGPPGLGKTTIAHIIAKEMGASLRSTSGLVLAHAGDLAAVLMNLQEHDVLFIDEIHRLPASVEEALYPAMEDFQLDLVVGQGPAARTVKLDLPRFTLVGATTRAGALTSPLRDRFGLVHRLEFYSSDELCTIVTRSAGLLGIPIEHDGAAEIARRARGTPRIVNRLIKRVRDYAQVKAEGRITKMVAQEALVWLGVDTAGFDEMDRKILVTIIEKFGGGPVGVESLAAAVQEDKGTLEDVYEPYLIQAGFLERTGRGRQVTKLAHDHFKVPTSLLFS; translated from the coding sequence ATGACTATGGCCGACCGCATGGTGAGCACGCAGTTAAGTGATGAGGAGCGGAATATGGAGAACGTGCTCCGACCGCAGAGTTTGGCGGAGTATGTCGGCCAGGAGCGGATGAAAGAGTCCCTTCGTATTTGTGTCGAAGCGGCGAAACAGCGTGGGGAGGCACTCGATCACGCGATTTTCTATGGCCCGCCCGGTCTGGGTAAGACGACCATCGCCCACATCATCGCCAAAGAAATGGGTGCTTCACTTCGGTCGACCTCTGGTCTCGTGCTGGCCCATGCCGGCGATCTCGCCGCTGTCCTGATGAATCTCCAAGAGCACGATGTCCTCTTCATCGACGAAATTCATCGCCTTCCCGCGTCCGTCGAGGAAGCCCTGTATCCGGCAATGGAAGACTTTCAGCTCGACCTGGTCGTAGGACAAGGGCCTGCCGCACGGACCGTCAAGCTCGACTTGCCCCGCTTTACCTTGGTAGGAGCTACCACCAGAGCCGGGGCCTTAACGTCTCCCCTCCGTGACCGCTTCGGTCTCGTTCATCGGTTGGAATTTTACTCGTCTGACGAACTCTGCACCATTGTGACTCGCTCCGCCGGTCTCCTCGGAATTCCTATTGAGCATGACGGGGCGGCGGAGATTGCGCGCCGCGCCAGGGGGACGCCTCGGATCGTCAATCGATTGATCAAACGCGTTCGCGACTATGCTCAAGTGAAAGCGGAGGGACGCATCACGAAGATGGTAGCTCAAGAAGCGCTCGTATGGCTCGGCGTGGATACAGCTGGGTTCGATGAGATGGACCGAAAAATTCTCGTTACGATCATTGAAAAATTCGGTGGAGGGCCGGTGGGAGTCGAGTCTCTTGCCGCAGCAGTTCAAGAGGATAAAGGAACGCTGGAAGATGTGTATGAGCCTTATTTGATTCAGGCAGGATTTCTCGAACGGACCGGCCGTGGTCGACAAGTCACCAAACTAGCGCACGACCATTTCAAAGTTCCGACCTCGCTTCTCTTCTCATAG
- the ruvA gene encoding Holliday junction branch migration protein RuvA, translating into MIALLTGRLAFKAPTHLALDVQGVGYEVFIPLSTYYGLPNLNEMASLNIHTHVREDAIQLFGFLTLQEKDIFVLLTSVSGIGPKLALSVLSSLSVSDVVSAVRTADLEKLATVPGIGKKSAGRIALELKDKLAKLESSPVVSSRLSGGERQDSTFDDALSALINLGYRPQDAKGALQQVKKMKPDSLVLKDLIRDTLKELARG; encoded by the coding sequence ATGATCGCCCTATTGACAGGCCGCTTGGCCTTCAAGGCGCCGACGCACCTGGCTCTCGACGTTCAGGGAGTCGGGTACGAAGTGTTTATTCCTCTCAGTACGTACTACGGACTTCCCAACCTCAACGAGATGGCCTCGCTGAACATTCATACCCACGTTCGCGAAGACGCCATCCAGTTGTTCGGATTTCTGACGTTACAGGAAAAGGACATATTCGTGCTCTTGACATCGGTCTCTGGGATCGGACCGAAACTGGCGCTGAGCGTCCTGTCTTCCCTTTCCGTCTCCGATGTGGTGTCCGCTGTTCGGACAGCCGATCTTGAAAAGCTGGCGACGGTTCCGGGAATCGGAAAGAAATCCGCCGGTCGGATCGCACTTGAACTGAAGGATAAGCTGGCCAAGCTGGAATCCAGTCCGGTGGTCTCGAGTCGGTTGTCAGGGGGAGAAAGGCAGGATTCGACATTCGACGACGCACTCTCCGCCCTGATCAACCTCGGCTATCGACCACAGGATGCGAAAGGTGCGCTGCAGCAGGTGAAGAAGATGAAGCCTGATTCGTTGGTCTTGAAAGATTTGATACGTGACACCTTGAAAGAGTTAGCCAGGGGGTAG
- a CDS encoding YebC/PmpR family DNA-binding transcriptional regulator, translated as MGGHSHWATIKRHKSAQDAKRGKIFTRIIRELTIAARGGGDPDANPRLRLAIAKAKEANMPGDTMKKAIQRGTGELPGVTYEEFTLEGYGPGGTALLLEITSDNRNRTVAEIRSLFTKNHGNMAEAGAVAWQFQKKGLLTIEKGKVDEDALLSLALDAGAEDVKTSGKSFEVVTDAHDFEGVKKALTDAKIEIALAEITFIPQNTIRLEEKAAEQMLKLMEILDEHDDVQKVHANFDISDEVMEKVAAAAAG; from the coding sequence ATGGGCGGCCATAGTCACTGGGCTACGATCAAACGGCATAAATCCGCACAAGATGCCAAACGCGGCAAGATCTTCACGCGTATCATCCGCGAGCTGACCATTGCCGCCCGTGGCGGGGGAGACCCGGACGCCAATCCCCGTCTTCGCTTGGCCATTGCCAAAGCCAAAGAAGCCAACATGCCTGGCGACACGATGAAAAAGGCGATTCAGCGCGGCACGGGGGAATTGCCTGGTGTGACGTATGAAGAGTTTACTCTTGAAGGGTATGGCCCGGGGGGGACCGCACTGCTCCTTGAGATCACGAGCGACAACCGGAATCGCACGGTCGCGGAGATTCGGAGCCTGTTCACGAAAAATCACGGTAATATGGCGGAGGCCGGGGCAGTGGCATGGCAGTTTCAGAAGAAGGGGCTGCTTACCATTGAGAAGGGCAAAGTCGATGAGGATGCCTTGTTGTCACTCGCCCTGGATGCCGGAGCGGAAGATGTCAAAACCAGCGGAAAGAGTTTCGAAGTCGTCACCGACGCCCATGATTTCGAAGGCGTGAAGAAGGCCCTAACTGACGCAAAAATCGAAATCGCTCTTGCTGAGATCACGTTTATTCCTCAGAACACAATCCGGCTTGAAGAAAAAGCGGCGGAGCAGATGTTAAAGCTGATGGAGATCCTGGACGAACATGACGATGTCCAGAAGGTCCACGCGAATTTCGATATTTCGGACGAGGTCATGGAAAAGGTGGCGGCGGCTGCGGCGGGATGA
- a CDS encoding PCP reductase family protein: MKFVCLNCETYMNFEKVEKPGEGSLGVFFGCPSCGAKFSMVTNPGETQMVSSLGVKLGGRTAAAEPFEMTRGTLKDEALAGSGQMAAYLNEKIHGGQTVAASPAPTSGKAGEKSGSGCPFSAMVAEMGLTTGGKSTSGTTGTPEFTWSADAKEKLDRLPAFVKPMVQSSVEAYARKQGYKTITLQVMDDSKNDSSNGVTWSREAEQRLENIPDFIRPMARKEIERVAKERGVATITAQVMDEAKEKFMKFM, from the coding sequence ATGAAATTCGTCTGTCTCAACTGCGAAACCTACATGAACTTCGAGAAAGTCGAGAAGCCTGGGGAAGGATCGCTCGGTGTCTTCTTTGGGTGCCCTTCTTGCGGAGCGAAGTTCTCGATGGTGACCAACCCAGGTGAAACTCAAATGGTCAGTTCCCTGGGGGTGAAACTGGGTGGACGAACCGCTGCGGCAGAACCGTTCGAGATGACGCGCGGAACACTGAAGGACGAAGCGCTCGCCGGGTCCGGGCAAATGGCGGCATATCTAAATGAAAAGATTCATGGTGGACAAACGGTGGCAGCATCTCCGGCGCCCACGTCCGGTAAGGCGGGGGAGAAAAGCGGTAGTGGCTGTCCGTTCTCCGCCATGGTCGCAGAGATGGGGCTCACGACGGGGGGGAAGTCCACCAGCGGCACAACGGGAACACCAGAGTTTACTTGGAGTGCGGACGCGAAGGAAAAACTGGATCGGCTCCCGGCGTTTGTGAAGCCGATGGTGCAGAGCAGCGTAGAGGCCTATGCTCGCAAGCAGGGGTATAAAACCATTACGCTCCAAGTGATGGATGATTCAAAGAATGATTCGTCGAACGGCGTCACGTGGTCGCGCGAAGCGGAGCAGCGGCTGGAGAATATCCCTGATTTCATTCGTCCTATGGCGCGGAAAGAAATTGAACGGGTCGCAAAAGAACGCGGCGTCGCAACCATTACGGCTCAAGTGATGGATGAAGCGAAGGAAAAGTTCATGAAATTCATGTAG